One stretch of Pseudomonas fluorescens Q2-87 DNA includes these proteins:
- the acs gene encoding acetate--CoA ligase, giving the protein MFDISQYPQADAVRRAAQLSQDEYQRLYKESIEHPSAFWAEQATRFLDWMTPWQTVQRYDLKNGDASWFAGGKLNVSANCIDRHLDSRGDQIAIIWEGDNPAESAQITYRKLHNHVCRLANVLKSRGVKKGDRVCIYMPMIPEAAYAMLACTRIGAVHSVVFGGFSPDSLRDRILDADCRTVITADEGVRGGRFIPLKRNVDKALESCPNVSTVLVVERTQGEVNWVEGRDLWYHQAMHEMSDDCSPEPMDAEDPLFILYTSGSTGKPKGVLHTTGGYLLQAAMTFKYVLDYRDNEVFWCTADVGWVTGHSYIVYGPLANGATTLIFEGVPSHPSSARFWQVIDKHQVNIFYTAPTALRALMREGAGPLQETSRKSLRLLGSVGEPINPEAWEWYFNVVGEQRCPIVDTWWQTETGGIMLSPLVSAPRLKPGCATRPMFGVQPVLLDEVGKEIHGAGSGVLAIKSSWPAQIRSVYGDHQRMVDTYFKPYPGYYFTGDGARRDEDGDYWITGRIDDVINVSGHRIGTAEVESALVLHDNIAEAAVVGYPHDLKGQGIYAFVTPMDGVEANDELKKELLAHVSKEIGSFAKPELIQWAPALPKTRSGKIMRRILRKIACNELDSLGDTSTLADPSVVEGLIDKRLNR; this is encoded by the coding sequence ATGTTCGATATCAGCCAGTACCCCCAAGCCGATGCCGTCCGCCGGGCTGCGCAACTGAGTCAGGACGAGTACCAGCGGCTCTATAAAGAATCCATCGAACACCCCAGCGCCTTCTGGGCCGAGCAGGCCACGCGCTTTCTCGACTGGATGACGCCCTGGCAAACCGTCCAGCGCTATGACCTCAAGAATGGTGACGCCAGCTGGTTCGCCGGTGGCAAGCTCAACGTCAGCGCCAACTGCATCGACCGCCACCTGGACAGCCGTGGCGACCAGATAGCGATTATCTGGGAAGGCGACAACCCCGCCGAATCGGCGCAAATCACTTACCGAAAACTGCACAACCATGTTTGCCGCCTGGCCAACGTGCTGAAAAGCCGTGGCGTGAAGAAAGGCGACCGGGTCTGCATCTACATGCCGATGATCCCGGAGGCCGCCTACGCCATGCTCGCCTGTACCCGGATCGGCGCGGTGCATTCGGTGGTGTTCGGCGGCTTCTCGCCGGATTCCCTGCGCGACCGGATTCTCGACGCCGATTGCCGCACCGTGATCACCGCCGACGAAGGCGTGCGCGGCGGGCGCTTCATACCGCTCAAGCGCAACGTCGACAAGGCGCTGGAAAGCTGCCCGAACGTCAGCACCGTGCTGGTGGTCGAGCGCACCCAAGGCGAAGTGAACTGGGTCGAAGGCCGTGACCTCTGGTATCACCAGGCCATGCACGAGATGAGCGACGACTGCTCGCCCGAGCCGATGGATGCCGAGGATCCGCTGTTCATCCTCTATACCTCCGGCAGCACCGGCAAGCCCAAAGGCGTGCTGCACACCACCGGCGGCTACCTGCTGCAAGCAGCGATGACCTTCAAGTACGTGCTCGACTACCGCGACAACGAAGTGTTCTGGTGTACCGCCGACGTCGGCTGGGTCACCGGCCACAGCTACATCGTCTACGGTCCGCTGGCCAACGGCGCCACCACGCTGATTTTCGAAGGGGTGCCGAGCCATCCCAGCAGCGCGCGCTTCTGGCAGGTCATCGACAAGCATCAGGTCAATATTTTCTACACCGCGCCGACTGCCCTGCGCGCGCTGATGCGCGAAGGGGCCGGACCGTTGCAGGAGACGTCGCGCAAAAGCCTGCGCTTGCTCGGCAGTGTCGGTGAGCCGATCAACCCGGAGGCGTGGGAATGGTATTTCAACGTGGTTGGCGAACAGCGCTGCCCGATTGTCGATACTTGGTGGCAGACCGAAACCGGCGGCATCATGCTCAGCCCGCTGGTGAGTGCACCGCGGCTCAAGCCGGGCTGCGCCACGCGGCCGATGTTCGGCGTGCAGCCAGTACTGCTGGATGAAGTGGGCAAGGAAATCCACGGTGCCGGCAGCGGCGTGCTGGCGATCAAGTCCAGTTGGCCAGCGCAGATTCGCAGCGTCTATGGCGATCATCAACGCATGGTCGACACCTACTTCAAGCCCTACCCCGGTTATTACTTCACCGGCGATGGTGCCCGTCGCGACGAAGACGGCGATTACTGGATCACCGGGCGCATCGACGATGTGATCAACGTCTCCGGGCATCGCATCGGCACTGCGGAGGTGGAAAGCGCCCTGGTATTGCACGACAACATCGCCGAAGCGGCAGTGGTTGGCTACCCCCACGACCTCAAGGGCCAGGGCATCTATGCCTTCGTCACCCCAATGGACGGTGTGGAAGCCAACGATGAGTTGAAAAAGGAACTGCTTGCCCATGTCAGCAAGGAAATCGGCAGCTTCGCCAAACCGGAACTGATCCAGTGGGCTCCGGCGCTGCCCAAGACCCGTTCGGGCAAGATCATGCGGCGCATCCTGCGCAAGATCGCCTGCAACGAGCTCGACAGCCTCGGCGACACCTCGACCTTGGCCGATCCAAGTGTGGTGGAGGGGCTGATCGATAAGCGCCTGAATCGTTAG
- a CDS encoding class I SAM-dependent rRNA methyltransferase, translating to MSSLNQALRAALDQRQDLLGQLHQQGTDCYRLFHGSQEGAPGLTVDRYGPQLLVQSFHQSLEREALLQLHGIVNECLGLDTLLVYNDRARGNSRIDRQDTVYQADEAALQDLVGHEWGLNYRVRGRHAGQDPLLFLDLRNARGWVKQHSRNKSVLNLFAYTCGVGLSAAAGGAREVCNLDFAEGNLAVGRENGLLNPDLPPMAFVQSDYFPAICQLAGLPISQRRGQKLPSYVRLEQRQYDLVLLDPPAWAKSAFGTVDLLRDYQSLLKPALLTTAQDGVLICCNNLAKVSMDDWREQVLRCAEKAGRPVREWSVLTPGSDFPSLDQQPPLKTLVLQL from the coding sequence ATGTCTTCCTTGAATCAGGCGCTGCGCGCCGCCCTCGATCAGCGTCAGGACCTGCTTGGCCAATTGCACCAGCAAGGCACCGACTGCTATCGCCTGTTCCACGGTAGCCAGGAAGGCGCGCCCGGCCTGACCGTCGACCGCTACGGCCCGCAACTGCTGGTTCAAAGCTTCCACCAATCGCTGGAGCGCGAGGCCTTGTTGCAACTGCACGGCATCGTCAATGAATGCCTGGGCCTGGACACCTTGCTGGTCTACAACGACCGTGCCCGGGGCAATTCGCGCATCGACCGCCAGGACACCGTCTACCAGGCCGACGAAGCCGCCCTGCAAGACCTGGTCGGCCATGAATGGGGTTTGAACTACCGGGTACGTGGACGCCACGCCGGGCAGGACCCGCTGTTGTTTCTTGACCTGCGCAACGCTCGCGGCTGGGTCAAGCAACACAGCCGCAACAAGAGCGTCCTGAATCTGTTTGCCTACACCTGCGGCGTCGGCTTGAGCGCGGCGGCCGGCGGCGCGCGGGAAGTGTGCAACCTGGACTTCGCCGAAGGCAACCTGGCGGTGGGTCGTGAAAACGGCCTGCTCAACCCCGATTTGCCGCCCATGGCGTTCGTGCAATCGGATTACTTCCCGGCGATCTGCCAACTGGCCGGCCTGCCCATCAGCCAGCGACGCGGGCAAAAACTGCCCAGCTATGTGCGTCTGGAGCAACGCCAATACGACTTGGTGCTGCTCGATCCGCCAGCCTGGGCCAAGAGCGCTTTCGGCACTGTCGACCTGCTGCGCGATTATCAGAGCCTGCTCAAGCCGGCACTGCTCACCACGGCGCAGGACGGTGTGCTGATCTGCTGCAACAACCTGGCAAAAGTCTCCATGGACGACTGGCGCGAGCAAGTGTTGCGTTGCGCCGAAAAGGCCGGCCGCCCGGTACGCGAATGGAGCGTGTTGACACCCGGCAGTGATTTCCCCTCTTTGGACCAACAGCCGCCACTCAAGACTTTGGTGCTTCAGCTCTAA
- a CDS encoding DUF748 domain-containing protein: MPKGLIRAFAALLTALALYSLLGFLILPGVALRIANQQLAERANVPAHIQRIELNPFSLEVTLWGLNIGEPGKEQVGFERLYANLQLNSLWSGALHLADIELDKPKTDVVFAKDGQLNLLGLFKLPASEPTPADPETKPFPLRVDRIKLAGGYVHFEDLRPSEPIEFLYDTLDFELKNLSTLPDDNADMTLVAVGPQGGQIDWTGNFSLSPIASEGKLKITDGQMKAWWPYVRDAVPLVLENGVLNLSTDYKLNLAKGTELLLSNAAVSVAPFAMKAPDGRPLVKLERLDVSETTVDLAKQQVVVGKIRSQKLETWAALEADGQLDWQKLFASQPTKPQAKAEPASAPAVADSPKAKPETASKPWQVLLKDVQLRNYQVHLADRKAQPAVALEVGPLNLDLQNYDTLNGSPFTLKLDTGVGKQGKLLADGEVNLNPITARLKVKTQDIDLRVAQSYINPFIRLELRSGMLGSDLVVDLKSTEPLAFAVTGRAQVDQLHTLDTLKTRDFLKWQSLVLEGLNYQHGDSLSIDKVNLFQPYARFMINDDRTTNVDDLLIPQPADAASKPAAAKPASQEKPLGIHVGGIAINDGSANFADFSLTPNFATAIQQLNGQIGTIDSRQAKPATVDVKGKVDRYAPVTIKGAVNPFDPMASLDIATSFKRVELTTLTPYSGKFAGYRIRKGRLNLDLHYRITKGQLQAENKVVVEQLQLGEKVDSPDAVSLPLKLAVALLKDSEGKISIELPVTGNLNDPQFSVMPIVWQTLRNLLVRAAEAPFKLIGGLVSGGGSEDLGSVAFAPGSSDLSKDNEGVLLKLSEALGKRPELRLEIEGTAAASSDGPLLAAQRLEREYQYNYYKMLQRRGDKVPAKASLLEVPEDEKAPLLEGIYRTRLKNQPPAEWTQLDKKARIEKLREGVIKFWSGSDVLLRELGQERASSIKDFLVDKGKLADDRVYFIDASLGEAESDGRVITPLHLDAE, translated from the coding sequence ATGCCCAAAGGATTGATTCGCGCTTTTGCCGCCCTGTTGACCGCACTGGCCCTCTACAGCCTGCTGGGCTTTCTGATATTACCGGGCGTTGCCTTGCGGATCGCCAATCAGCAACTGGCCGAGCGTGCCAACGTGCCGGCCCACATCCAGCGCATCGAACTCAATCCGTTCAGCCTTGAAGTCACGCTCTGGGGCCTGAATATAGGCGAACCGGGCAAGGAACAGGTCGGCTTCGAACGCCTGTACGCCAACCTGCAGCTCAACAGCCTGTGGTCCGGGGCCCTGCACCTGGCCGACATCGAACTGGACAAACCCAAGACCGACGTGGTGTTCGCCAAGGACGGTCAGTTGAATCTGTTGGGCCTGTTCAAATTGCCGGCCAGCGAACCGACTCCCGCCGATCCAGAAACCAAGCCGTTCCCGCTGCGGGTCGATCGAATCAAGCTGGCCGGCGGGTATGTGCATTTCGAGGACCTGCGCCCCAGCGAGCCCATCGAATTTCTTTACGACACCCTCGATTTCGAGCTGAAGAACCTCAGCACACTGCCTGACGACAACGCCGACATGACCCTTGTGGCCGTAGGCCCTCAAGGTGGGCAGATCGACTGGACCGGCAACTTCAGCCTTTCGCCGATCGCTTCCGAGGGCAAGCTCAAGATTACCGACGGCCAGATGAAAGCCTGGTGGCCCTACGTGCGCGATGCGGTGCCGTTGGTGTTGGAGAATGGCGTGCTGAACCTCAGCACCGACTACAAGCTCAACCTGGCCAAGGGCACTGAACTGCTGCTCAGCAACGCGGCGGTCAGCGTCGCGCCTTTTGCCATGAAGGCCCCGGATGGCCGCCCCTTGGTGAAACTCGAACGCCTGGATGTGAGCGAAACCACGGTCGACCTCGCCAAGCAACAAGTGGTAGTGGGCAAGATCCGCAGCCAGAAACTTGAAACCTGGGCAGCTCTTGAGGCCGATGGGCAACTGGACTGGCAAAAGCTTTTCGCCAGCCAACCGACCAAACCGCAGGCCAAGGCCGAACCGGCATCAGCCCCGGCAGTCGCCGACTCGCCTAAAGCCAAACCCGAAACAGCCAGTAAACCGTGGCAGGTGTTGTTGAAGGATGTGCAACTGCGCAATTACCAGGTGCACCTGGCCGACCGAAAGGCGCAGCCGGCCGTGGCGTTGGAAGTGGGTCCGCTGAACCTCGACCTGCAGAACTACGACACCCTCAATGGCTCGCCCTTTACGCTCAAGCTGGATACCGGAGTGGGTAAACAGGGCAAGCTCCTGGCCGACGGCGAGGTCAACCTGAACCCGATCACCGCTCGGCTCAAGGTCAAGACCCAGGACATCGACCTGCGCGTCGCCCAGTCGTACATCAACCCGTTCATTCGCCTGGAACTGCGCTCCGGTATGCTCGGCAGCGACCTGGTGGTCGATCTCAAGAGCACCGAGCCGCTGGCCTTTGCCGTCACCGGCCGCGCCCAGGTCGATCAGTTGCACACCCTCGATACTTTAAAGACTCGCGACTTCCTCAAGTGGCAGAGCCTGGTCCTCGAGGGCCTCAATTATCAGCACGGCGACAGCCTGTCCATCGACAAGGTCAACCTGTTCCAGCCTTATGCGCGCTTCATGATCAACGACGACCGCACCACCAACGTCGATGACCTGCTGATCCCACAACCGGCCGACGCCGCCTCGAAACCCGCCGCGGCGAAACCTGCATCCCAGGAAAAACCGCTGGGTATCCACGTCGGCGGCATCGCCATCAATGACGGTTCGGCCAACTTTGCCGACTTCAGCCTGACGCCCAACTTCGCCACGGCCATCCAACAGCTCAACGGCCAGATCGGTACCATCGACAGCCGCCAGGCCAAACCGGCCACCGTCGACGTGAAGGGCAAGGTCGACCGCTACGCACCTGTCACCATCAAGGGCGCCGTGAACCCCTTCGATCCGATGGCCAGCCTCGATATCGCCACCAGTTTCAAACGGGTCGAGCTCACCACCCTGACGCCCTACTCCGGCAAATTCGCTGGCTATCGCATCCGCAAGGGCCGGCTCAACCTCGATCTGCATTACCGCATCACCAAGGGCCAGCTCCAGGCGGAAAACAAAGTCGTGGTCGAACAGCTGCAACTGGGGGAAAAGGTCGACAGCCCGGACGCCGTGAGCCTGCCCCTGAAACTGGCCGTCGCGCTGCTCAAGGATTCCGAGGGCAAGATTTCCATCGAACTGCCGGTGACCGGCAACCTCAACGACCCGCAATTCAGCGTGATGCCAATTGTCTGGCAGACCCTGCGCAACCTTTTGGTACGAGCGGCCGAGGCGCCGTTCAAACTCATCGGCGGGCTGGTGTCTGGCGGCGGTTCCGAGGATTTGGGTAGCGTGGCGTTCGCCCCGGGTTCCAGCGACCTGAGCAAGGACAACGAAGGCGTGCTGCTCAAGCTGTCCGAGGCCTTGGGCAAACGCCCCGAACTGCGCCTGGAGATCGAAGGCACCGCCGCTGCAAGTAGTGACGGTCCACTGCTCGCCGCCCAGCGCCTGGAGCGTGAGTACCAGTACAACTACTACAAAATGCTGCAGCGCCGAGGCGATAAGGTCCCGGCCAAGGCTTCGCTGCTCGAAGTACCGGAGGATGAAAAGGCTCCGCTGCTGGAAGGCATCTACCGCACTCGCTTGAAAAACCAGCCACCGGCCGAATGGACGCAACTGGATAAGAAGGCCCGTATCGAGAAACTGCGTGAAGGGGTCATCAAGTTCTGGAGCGGCAGTGATGTGCTGCTGCGCGAACTGGGCCAGGAGCGAGCCAGCAGCATCAAGGATTTCCTGGTGGACAAGGGCAAGCTGGCCGACGACCGCGTGTACTTCATCGATGCCAGCCTCGGCGAGGCCGAAAGCGACGGGCGTGTGATTACGCCACTGCATCTGGATGCGGAATAA
- a CDS encoding DUF2845 domain-containing protein: protein MKGLYGLCLGLTLVAGQAVAADTLRCGSQLISVGDRSSEVLQKCGQPVARDDLGYKRSVNRREEYPVEEWTYGPNSGMYQYLRFEGNRLVQITSKRGR, encoded by the coding sequence ATGAAAGGCTTGTATGGGCTTTGCCTGGGCCTGACGCTCGTTGCGGGCCAGGCAGTTGCCGCCGATACCCTGCGCTGCGGCAGCCAGTTGATCAGCGTTGGTGACCGCTCCAGCGAGGTGCTGCAAAAATGCGGACAGCCCGTGGCGCGGGATGACCTGGGCTACAAGCGCAGCGTCAATCGCCGGGAAGAATACCCGGTGGAGGAATGGACCTACGGGCCCAACAGCGGCATGTACCAGTACCTGCGTTTCGAAGGGAATCGGCTGGTGCAGATCACCAGCAAGCGCGGGCGCTAA
- a CDS encoding BON domain-containing protein, whose product MKKFAITAAAATALTLTMASAFAETTQATQAPMMLAAGEVTKAKEETSDTWITTKVKADLVTEKGIPGTDIKVETNKGVVSLSSTVAVTQAQKTTAVAIAKKIKGVKAVSADGLKAE is encoded by the coding sequence ATGAAGAAGTTCGCTATCACTGCCGCCGCTGCTACCGCACTGACCCTGACCATGGCTAGCGCATTCGCCGAGACCACTCAAGCAACTCAGGCGCCAATGATGCTGGCTGCGGGCGAAGTGACCAAGGCCAAGGAAGAAACCTCCGATACCTGGATCACCACCAAGGTCAAGGCTGACCTGGTTACCGAAAAAGGCATCCCAGGTACCGATATCAAAGTCGAAACCAACAAAGGCGTTGTGTCCTTGTCGTCCACTGTTGCCGTGACTCAGGCGCAAAAGACCACTGCCGTGGCAATCGCCAAGAAGATCAAAGGCGTGAAAGCCGTATCGGCTGACGGCCTGAAAGCCGAATAA
- a CDS encoding pilin produces the protein MSKQNGFTLIELLIVVAIIGILATFALPQYSKYQARAKATAGLGEISALKVPYEDMMNQGTSPTAANMNITTPTSNCAIAVTGTAAAGTGTIVCTLANAPAAVTGKTITLSRDANGAWTCASNAPKEFLPAGCPGV, from the coding sequence ATGAGCAAGCAAAATGGTTTTACCCTGATCGAGCTGCTGATCGTCGTGGCGATCATTGGCATTCTGGCGACTTTTGCGTTGCCGCAGTATTCCAAGTATCAGGCGCGGGCGAAGGCTACTGCGGGGCTGGGGGAAATTTCGGCGTTGAAAGTGCCCTACGAGGACATGATGAACCAGGGAACTAGCCCAACAGCGGCAAATATGAACATAACGACGCCCACCAGTAACTGCGCAATAGCAGTGACGGGTACCGCTGCGGCGGGAACAGGCACCATCGTTTGCACCCTGGCGAATGCACCTGCTGCCGTCACGGGTAAAACCATCACGCTCAGTCGTGATGCCAATGGCGCCTGGACGTGTGCCTCTAATGCACCCAAGGAATTCTTGCCGGCCGGGTGCCCCGGTGTCTGA
- the pilB gene encoding type IV-A pilus assembly ATPase PilB translates to MNDIALSGLAKQLVLAELITEQTAQQAYQQAQRNRVPLVSYLVQNKMVQSRRIAEVASEHFGVALMDLNSLDKEAQPTGLISEKLMRQHHALPLWRRGNKLFVGICDPSNDQAIKDIQFSTGLTTEAILVEADKLSDAIDRFFESSSTGLEGMGDVDLDGLDIESDDDRKQDAIGGLDTDDAPVVRFVNKMLLDAIKGGSSDLHFEPYEKSYRVRVRTDGMLREVAKPPIQLATRIAARLKVMASLDISERRKPQDGRLKMRLSKTKSIDFRVNTLPTLWGEKVVIRILDPSSAQMGIDALGYEPDQKDLYMAALKQPQGLILVTGPTGSGKTVSLYTGLNILNTVDINISTAEDPVEINMEGINQVNVNPRQGLDFAQALRSFLRQDPDVIMVGEIRDLETAEIAIKAAQTGHLVLSTLHTNSAAETLIRLQNMGIPGFNIATAVHLIIAQRLARKLCTHCKKTIEVPEETLLKESFPRERIGTFTIYEPVGCEQCNHGYKGRVGVYEVVKNTPELQRLIMAEGNSLEIDLQMRKDGFNDLRTSGLVKVMQGVTSLEEINRVTKD, encoded by the coding sequence ATGAATGACATCGCCCTCAGCGGCTTGGCCAAGCAATTGGTATTGGCCGAACTGATCACCGAACAAACTGCGCAACAGGCCTACCAGCAGGCTCAACGCAATCGCGTGCCCCTGGTCAGTTACTTGGTACAGAACAAAATGGTCCAGAGCCGCCGGATCGCCGAAGTCGCCTCGGAACACTTCGGCGTAGCCCTCATGGACCTCAACAGCCTGGACAAGGAAGCCCAGCCCACTGGCCTGATCAGTGAAAAACTGATGCGCCAGCATCACGCCTTGCCGTTGTGGCGACGCGGCAACAAGTTATTCGTCGGCATCTGCGACCCGTCGAACGACCAGGCCATCAAGGACATTCAATTCAGCACCGGCCTGACCACCGAAGCGATCCTGGTGGAGGCCGACAAGCTCAGCGACGCCATCGACCGGTTCTTCGAATCCAGCAGCACGGGCCTTGAAGGCATGGGCGATGTCGATCTCGACGGCCTGGACATCGAGTCCGACGACGATCGCAAGCAGGACGCCATAGGGGGCCTGGACACTGACGACGCGCCGGTGGTGCGCTTCGTCAACAAGATGCTGCTGGATGCAATCAAGGGCGGTTCCTCCGACCTGCATTTCGAGCCTTACGAAAAAAGCTACCGGGTACGGGTGCGCACTGACGGTATGCTCCGGGAAGTGGCCAAGCCGCCGATCCAGTTGGCCACCCGTATCGCGGCCCGTCTCAAAGTCATGGCCAGCCTGGATATTTCCGAACGACGCAAACCCCAGGACGGCCGGCTGAAGATGCGCCTGTCGAAAACCAAATCCATCGATTTCCGGGTCAACACTCTACCTACGTTGTGGGGCGAAAAAGTCGTGATCCGGATCCTCGACCCATCCAGCGCGCAAATGGGCATCGATGCCCTGGGTTACGAACCGGACCAGAAAGACCTGTACATGGCCGCCCTCAAACAGCCACAAGGGCTGATCCTGGTCACCGGCCCGACCGGCTCGGGCAAGACCGTCTCGCTCTACACCGGCCTGAACATCCTCAACACCGTCGACATCAATATTTCCACCGCCGAAGACCCGGTGGAAATCAATATGGAAGGGATCAACCAGGTCAACGTGAACCCGCGCCAGGGCCTGGATTTCGCCCAAGCCCTGCGCTCGTTCCTGCGCCAGGACCCGGATGTGATCATGGTCGGGGAAATCCGCGACCTGGAAACCGCCGAAATCGCCATCAAGGCTGCCCAGACCGGTCACCTGGTACTTTCCACGCTGCACACCAACAGCGCCGCCGAAACCCTGATCCGTCTGCAGAACATGGGCATCCCGGGCTTCAACATCGCCACGGCGGTGCATCTGATCATCGCCCAACGGCTGGCCCGCAAGCTGTGCACCCATTGCAAGAAGACTATCGAGGTTCCCGAGGAAACCCTGCTCAAGGAAAGTTTCCCCCGGGAACGCATCGGCACATTCACGATCTATGAGCCGGTCGGTTGTGAACAGTGCAACCACGGCTACAAAGGGCGGGTGGGCGTCTACGAAGTGGTCAAGAACACGCCTGAACTGCAACGATTGATCATGGCCGAGGGCAACTCGCTGGAGATCGACCTGCAAATGCGCAAGGACGGCTTCAATGACCTGCGCACGTCGGGGCTGGTCAAAGTGATGCAGGGCGTCACCAGCCTGGAAGAAATCAACCGAGTCACCAAGGATTGA
- a CDS encoding type II secretion system F family protein, with the protein MAVKAVKTDVYTWEGKDRKGTKMTGELTGQSPALVKAQLRKQGINPQKVRKKSTSIFSKGKRIKPLDIALFTRQMATMLKAGVPLLQAFDIIGEGFDNANMRKLVDEVKQEVAAGNSFAASLRKCPQYFDDLYCNLVDAGEQAGALDTLLDRVATYKEKSEALKAKIKKAMTYPAAVVVVAAVVTGILLVKVVPQFESVFSGFGAQLPAFTVMVIGLSEFLQEWWWVVLGGFVGTFFGVRYALRRSQAFRDWRDKWLLKLPLIGALMYKSAVARYARTLSTTFAAGVPLVEALDSVSGATGNVVFKRAVQRIRQDVSTGMQLNFSMRASGIFPNLAIQMTAIGEESGALDDMLDKVASFYEAEVDNLVDNLTSLMEPFIMVVLGVVVGGLVVAMYLPIFQLGSAI; encoded by the coding sequence ATGGCCGTCAAGGCAGTCAAAACCGATGTCTACACGTGGGAAGGCAAGGACCGCAAAGGCACGAAAATGACTGGCGAGCTGACGGGCCAGAGCCCGGCCCTGGTCAAGGCACAACTGCGTAAGCAAGGCATCAATCCACAAAAGGTCCGCAAGAAATCCACCTCGATATTCAGCAAGGGCAAGCGCATCAAGCCGCTGGACATCGCTCTTTTCACTCGCCAGATGGCAACGATGCTCAAGGCCGGCGTGCCGTTGCTGCAAGCGTTCGACATCATCGGCGAAGGCTTCGATAACGCCAACATGCGCAAACTGGTGGACGAAGTGAAACAGGAAGTCGCCGCCGGCAACAGTTTCGCCGCGTCGCTGCGCAAATGCCCGCAATATTTCGATGATCTCTACTGCAACCTGGTGGACGCCGGTGAGCAGGCCGGCGCCCTGGATACGCTGCTGGATCGGGTCGCGACCTACAAGGAAAAGAGCGAGGCGCTGAAGGCCAAGATCAAGAAAGCCATGACCTACCCAGCGGCCGTGGTGGTGGTCGCGGCGGTGGTCACCGGCATCCTGCTGGTCAAAGTGGTGCCCCAATTCGAATCGGTCTTTTCAGGGTTCGGTGCACAACTGCCGGCCTTCACGGTGATGGTCATCGGCCTGTCGGAGTTCTTGCAGGAGTGGTGGTGGGTGGTGCTTGGCGGATTCGTGGGTACGTTTTTTGGGGTGAGATACGCCCTCAGACGCTCCCAGGCCTTTCGTGACTGGCGCGATAAATGGTTGCTCAAGCTGCCGCTGATTGGTGCCTTGATGTACAAATCCGCCGTGGCCCGCTATGCCCGCACGCTTTCCACCACCTTCGCCGCCGGCGTGCCGCTGGTGGAGGCGCTGGATTCAGTGTCGGGGGCCACCGGCAACGTGGTATTCAAACGCGCGGTACAACGCATTCGCCAAGATGTCTCGACCGGCATGCAGTTGAATTTTTCCATGCGTGCCTCGGGCATCTTTCCGAACCTGGCGATCCAGATGACCGCCATCGGCGAGGAATCCGGCGCACTGGACGACATGCTCGACAAGGTGGCGAGCTTTTATGAGGCCGAGGTGGACAATCTGGTGGACAACCTCACCAGCCTGATGGAACCCTTCATCATGGTGGTCCTGGGGGTGGTCGTCGGCGGCCTGGTGGTTGCCATGTACCTGCCCATCTTTCAACTCGGCTCTGCGATCTGA